One window of Arthrobacter oryzae genomic DNA carries:
- the nirD gene encoding nitrite reductase small subunit NirD, whose translation MTAILELEDQTTGFATGWNRVCAVEELELAWGEAALIAGRQVALFRTAAAQVFAVAQEDPATGAHVMARGIVGSRGTRQTIASPLHKEVYDLETGECFGTADLRLPTFRTRLVDGYVEVEL comes from the coding sequence ATGACCGCAATACTTGAACTTGAAGACCAGACCACCGGATTTGCGACGGGCTGGAACCGCGTCTGCGCCGTGGAGGAACTGGAACTGGCATGGGGCGAGGCTGCATTGATCGCCGGCCGCCAGGTGGCGTTGTTCCGTACCGCGGCCGCCCAGGTTTTCGCCGTCGCGCAGGAAGACCCCGCCACGGGCGCCCATGTGATGGCCCGCGGCATTGTCGGTTCACGCGGAACGCGCCAGACCATTGCGTCGCCGCTGCACAAGGAGGTCTACGACCTCGAAACCGGTGAGTGCTTTGGCACCGCCGATCTCCGCCTGCCCACGTTCCGCACCCGGTTGGTTGACGGCTACGTGGAAGTTGAGCTCTAG
- a CDS encoding phospho-sugar mutase: MTSSDAEFPQLLSDARNWAAQDPDPATAAALTELIQLSGDGVRAARQQLEDSFSGTLQFGTAGLRAELGPGPNRMNRVVVRRAAAGFAAFLTAAVAEAAPGTRPRAVVGYDARYNSDIFAKETAAVFTAAGIETFLMPQALPTPLLAYAVRALDCDGGVMVTASHNPPQDNGYKVYLGRHAVEESGRGAQIVAPYDARIAAEIDRVGGLDSITLAPAGWTVLEPSITAGYQAAVADLALPAQFPARDLKIVLTPMHGVGGDTAVAVLKAAGFEDVTLVSEQARPDPAFPTVNFPNPEEPGALDLALETASRVDADIVLANDPDADRAAVAAKDPDTGSWRMLRGDEVGALLGAHIVARLAGAESAAHGVFANSIVSSRLLARIAAAAGYAHEETLTGFKWISRVPGLLYGYEEALGYCVAPELVRDKDGISAAVLIAELAAAAKADGKTIFDTLDELYLVHGLHASDQLSIRVADLGLLDAMMNRLRVSQPESFGGSAVESFRDLAEGSETLPPTDGLLYLTKDLSRVIIRPSGTEPKLKCYLEVIRSVGSAAELPEARQAARAALDGVLGDVREALGL, from the coding sequence ATGACGTCTTCCGATGCCGAATTTCCGCAGCTGCTGAGCGATGCCCGCAACTGGGCCGCCCAGGATCCGGATCCCGCCACTGCCGCCGCTTTGACAGAACTAATCCAGCTCTCCGGCGACGGGGTTCGCGCCGCCCGCCAGCAGCTTGAGGACAGCTTCAGCGGCACGCTGCAGTTCGGCACCGCAGGCCTCCGCGCCGAGCTTGGCCCCGGGCCCAACCGGATGAACCGCGTCGTTGTCCGGCGGGCGGCCGCAGGTTTCGCCGCGTTCCTGACCGCCGCTGTGGCGGAAGCCGCGCCGGGCACCCGGCCGCGCGCCGTCGTCGGCTATGACGCCCGGTACAACTCCGACATCTTCGCGAAGGAGACCGCCGCCGTGTTCACGGCCGCGGGAATCGAAACCTTCCTCATGCCGCAGGCGCTCCCGACGCCGCTGCTCGCCTACGCGGTCAGGGCACTGGATTGCGACGGCGGCGTGATGGTGACTGCCAGCCACAACCCTCCGCAGGACAACGGCTACAAGGTGTACCTGGGCAGGCATGCCGTGGAGGAGAGCGGGCGCGGAGCGCAGATCGTGGCGCCCTACGACGCCCGGATCGCCGCGGAAATCGACCGCGTGGGCGGGCTGGACTCGATCACCCTCGCCCCTGCCGGCTGGACCGTGCTGGAGCCCTCGATCACAGCCGGTTACCAGGCGGCGGTGGCGGACTTGGCGCTGCCCGCACAGTTCCCGGCCCGCGACCTGAAGATCGTCCTGACCCCCATGCACGGTGTTGGCGGCGACACCGCCGTTGCCGTCCTTAAGGCGGCAGGGTTCGAAGACGTCACCCTGGTGTCCGAACAGGCCCGGCCGGACCCGGCCTTCCCCACGGTGAACTTCCCCAACCCGGAGGAACCCGGAGCGCTGGATCTTGCGCTGGAAACTGCGTCCCGCGTGGATGCCGACATTGTCCTTGCCAACGACCCCGACGCCGACCGTGCCGCCGTGGCCGCCAAGGATCCGGACACGGGCTCGTGGCGCATGCTGCGGGGCGACGAAGTGGGGGCATTGCTGGGTGCGCACATCGTGGCCCGGCTCGCCGGCGCCGAAAGCGCGGCACACGGGGTCTTCGCAAATTCGATTGTTTCCTCGCGCCTCCTGGCGCGAATCGCCGCCGCTGCAGGTTACGCCCATGAAGAAACGCTGACGGGATTCAAGTGGATTTCCCGGGTTCCGGGCCTGCTCTACGGCTACGAGGAAGCGCTGGGATACTGTGTGGCCCCGGAGCTGGTCCGCGACAAGGACGGCATCTCCGCCGCGGTGCTCATCGCGGAACTCGCGGCCGCGGCCAAGGCTGACGGCAAGACCATTTTCGATACGCTCGACGAGCTGTACCTGGTGCACGGCCTGCATGCCAGCGACCAGCTCAGCATCCGCGTCGCGGACCTGGGCCTGCTGGACGCCATGATGAACCGGCTACGGGTCAGCCAGCCGGAGTCCTTCGGCGGTTCCGCCGTCGAATCATTCAGGGACCTGGCCGAAGGCAGCGAAACCCTGCCGCCGACCGACGGCCTGCTCTACCTCACCAAGGACCTCAGCCGGGTGATCATCCGTCCCAGCGGCACCGAGCCGAAACTCAAGTGCTACCTCGAAGTCATCCGAAGCGTGGGCTCAGCCGCAGAGCTGCCCGAGGCGCGGCAGGCGGCCCGGGCAGCTCTCGACGGCGTCCTGGGGGATGTACGGGAGGCCCTGGGGCTCTAG
- a CDS encoding RrF2 family transcriptional regulator, translated as MKMGQGVEWSLHCCVNMSWAPAGEAVNSARLAELYQLPAAYLNKQLQALVRAGVLTSVSGPRGGFQLARPADKITVLDVVLAIEGPEPAFRCESILANAPGADPGEDYLRSCLVSQTMRQAELAWRQTLSRQTIAGIAASVERKFPGSRKDILRRLRPARY; from the coding sequence ATGAAGATGGGCCAGGGGGTGGAATGGTCGTTGCACTGCTGCGTCAACATGTCCTGGGCGCCCGCGGGGGAGGCCGTCAACAGCGCCCGGCTGGCCGAGCTCTACCAGTTGCCCGCCGCCTACCTGAACAAGCAGTTGCAGGCACTGGTCCGCGCGGGCGTTTTGACGTCGGTCTCCGGACCCCGCGGCGGCTTCCAGCTGGCGCGGCCCGCGGACAAGATCACCGTGCTGGACGTGGTGCTGGCCATTGAAGGTCCGGAACCCGCTTTTCGCTGCGAATCCATCCTTGCCAACGCGCCGGGAGCGGACCCCGGTGAAGACTACCTGCGCAGCTGCCTGGTGTCGCAGACCATGCGGCAGGCTGAGCTGGCATGGCGGCAGACGTTGTCCCGGCAGACCATCGCCGGCATTGCCGCCTCGGTGGAGCGGAAGTTTCCCGGGTCCCGGAAGGACATCCTCCGCCGGCTGAGGCCCGCCCGGTATTAG
- a CDS encoding GMC oxidoreductase, with translation MEPVVQGDDEPAESVDAVVVGSGFGGSVASYRLAAGGQSVVLMERGRAYPPGSFARTPSEMGRNFWDPDKGLYGLFDAWTFRGLEGIVSSGLGGGSLIYANVLLRKDEKWFVQESPVPGGGYESWPFSRQDLEPYYEAAEAMLRPVPYPYQDTPKTLAMETAARALGLSITRPPIAVTFSASPGAAPARNQVLPPGPFGSVHGEGTVRTTCTLSGECDIGCNTGAKNTLDHNYLSAAKTAGADIRTHHDVRGIRPLPAGGYEVRYVVHDPADAAPGLLREQVIHCRRLILAAGTFGTTFLLLRNRASLPALSPALGTRFSGNGDLLGFVLDAKDPDGVTRTLSGSIGPVITTAIRTPDSTDGGDGRGYYIEDAGYPSFMNWLLETGQFRQVARRAGKVMVQLLKDRLFHAQRSNISADLAAALGDGRLSASSVPLLGMGRDIPDGVMTLQGGRLAINWTLATSAAYFGRMQDTMQAIAKELGGSFKQNPLWWSKRVITVHPLGGAPAGRNSSEGVCDSYGEVFGYPGLHVVDGAAMPGPVGANPALTIAAFAERACHRILAGTDDGGRLRQRGGLGTPGVPPGNVGVGTPDAGIPGYQPGPLRALVPDATKGAKAPREESTFAVRTGTRPRGLRSAGSRDAAGSAEAAALPESEALQEAEIEEEAELAEAGPTSVSFTEQMHGWFSAGVHDPERGRSLGRDRSRRMMFELTITAPDIDAFVRDPLHPATAEGYVLADQFGGRLPVERGWFNLFVREAPDGAGRKMLYRLWLRDPGGTPLTFVGHKDVRNDAGFDVWGDTTTLYVTVLRGHVPPPDSAAAAATSFRPDTGTSAPRNPLDVDKNSEAVAGAGILYIRPWDFARQLTTFRTSGPAPASALAAFGRVFLGELWQVYGRRPHARPAR, from the coding sequence GTGGAACCGGTGGTGCAAGGCGATGATGAACCCGCGGAGTCGGTGGACGCCGTGGTGGTGGGCTCCGGCTTCGGCGGATCGGTAGCGTCCTACCGTCTGGCGGCCGGCGGACAGTCGGTGGTCCTCATGGAGCGGGGACGGGCCTACCCCCCGGGAAGTTTCGCCAGGACACCGTCGGAGATGGGCCGGAACTTCTGGGATCCGGACAAAGGCCTCTACGGCCTCTTTGATGCCTGGACCTTCCGCGGCCTGGAAGGAATCGTCTCCAGCGGACTGGGCGGCGGATCCCTCATCTACGCGAACGTGCTGCTGCGCAAGGACGAGAAGTGGTTCGTCCAGGAATCTCCCGTTCCCGGGGGCGGCTACGAAAGCTGGCCGTTCAGCAGGCAGGACCTCGAGCCGTATTACGAAGCCGCCGAGGCCATGCTCCGTCCCGTGCCCTACCCCTACCAGGACACGCCCAAGACCCTGGCCATGGAAACCGCCGCACGGGCCCTCGGGCTCAGCATCACACGGCCGCCCATCGCCGTCACCTTTTCAGCCTCGCCGGGTGCAGCTCCCGCCCGGAACCAGGTGCTGCCACCCGGGCCGTTCGGCAGCGTCCATGGCGAAGGGACGGTGCGCACCACGTGCACCCTGTCCGGGGAATGCGACATCGGCTGCAACACCGGCGCCAAGAACACCCTGGACCACAACTACCTGTCCGCGGCCAAGACTGCCGGGGCGGACATCCGGACCCACCACGACGTCCGCGGCATCCGTCCCCTTCCGGCGGGCGGCTATGAGGTCCGCTACGTCGTCCACGATCCGGCCGACGCCGCGCCCGGACTCCTGCGCGAACAGGTGATCCACTGCCGCCGGCTCATCCTCGCCGCCGGGACCTTCGGCACGACGTTCCTGCTGCTGCGCAACCGCGCGTCGCTGCCCGCGCTGAGCCCGGCGCTGGGCACCCGGTTCAGCGGAAACGGCGACCTGCTGGGCTTCGTCCTGGACGCCAAGGACCCCGACGGCGTGACGCGCACGCTCTCGGGCAGCATCGGTCCGGTGATCACCACGGCCATCCGTACCCCCGACTCCACGGACGGAGGCGACGGCCGCGGCTACTACATCGAGGATGCCGGCTACCCCTCGTTCATGAACTGGCTGCTGGAGACCGGGCAGTTCCGGCAAGTGGCCAGGCGCGCCGGCAAAGTAATGGTGCAGCTCCTCAAGGACAGGCTCTTCCACGCCCAGCGCTCCAACATCTCGGCGGATCTTGCCGCAGCCCTCGGGGATGGCCGCCTCTCGGCGTCGTCAGTTCCCCTGCTCGGCATGGGCCGGGACATCCCGGACGGCGTGATGACCCTGCAGGGCGGCCGGCTGGCCATCAACTGGACCCTCGCCACGTCCGCCGCGTACTTCGGCCGGATGCAGGACACGATGCAGGCGATCGCGAAGGAACTGGGCGGCAGCTTCAAGCAGAACCCGCTCTGGTGGAGCAAGCGGGTCATCACCGTGCATCCGCTGGGCGGCGCCCCGGCCGGGCGGAACAGCAGCGAGGGAGTGTGTGATTCCTACGGTGAGGTGTTTGGCTACCCCGGCCTGCATGTAGTGGACGGTGCCGCGATGCCCGGGCCGGTGGGAGCCAACCCCGCCCTGACCATTGCCGCATTTGCCGAACGCGCCTGCCACCGGATCCTGGCCGGAACCGACGACGGCGGGCGGCTGCGGCAGCGGGGCGGACTGGGCACCCCCGGTGTCCCGCCGGGAAACGTCGGCGTCGGGACGCCCGACGCCGGGATTCCCGGCTACCAGCCCGGCCCGCTTCGTGCCCTGGTGCCGGACGCCACCAAAGGGGCAAAGGCACCCCGGGAAGAGAGCACCTTCGCCGTTCGGACCGGCACGCGCCCTCGGGGGCTGCGCTCCGCCGGATCCAGGGATGCCGCGGGCTCCGCGGAGGCCGCCGCACTTCCCGAAAGCGAGGCCCTGCAGGAAGCTGAAATCGAGGAGGAGGCCGAACTGGCCGAAGCAGGTCCCACGTCCGTCAGCTTCACCGAACAGATGCACGGGTGGTTCAGCGCGGGCGTGCACGACCCTGAGAGGGGCCGCAGCCTGGGCCGCGACCGCAGCCGCCGGATGATGTTCGAACTGACCATCACCGCGCCTGACATCGACGCGTTCGTCCGGGATCCGCTCCATCCGGCGACAGCTGAAGGCTACGTCCTCGCCGACCAGTTCGGCGGCCGCCTGCCGGTGGAGCGGGGGTGGTTCAATCTCTTTGTCAGGGAAGCGCCTGACGGTGCCGGACGGAAAATGCTCTACCGGCTCTGGCTGCGGGATCCCGGCGGCACCCCGCTGACTTTCGTGGGCCACAAGGACGTCCGGAATGACGCGGGCTTCGACGTCTGGGGTGACACCACCACGCTGTACGTCACCGTCCTGCGCGGGCATGTCCCGCCCCCGGATAGTGCCGCTGCCGCTGCCACGAGTTTTCGTCCAGATACGGGGACTTCCGCGCCCCGGAACCCCCTTGATGTGGACAAAAACTCCGAAGCGGTGGCGGGGGCCGGGATCCTGTACATCCGGCCGTGGGACTTCGCCCGGCAGTTGACCACGTTCCGCACAAGCGGACCGGCCCCTGCTAGCGCCCTGGCGGCATTCGGCAGGGTGTTCCTGGGCGAACTGTGGCAGGTGTACGGCCGCCGGCCCCACGCCCGACCCGCCCGGTGA
- the nirB gene encoding nitrite reductase large subunit NirB, producing MTEQTSSTETPRRIVVAGGGPAAHRFADAMHARGLEGWHVTVLTEEAHLPYDRVALSKALTDSEVDLTLGSASMWDHDALALKTGERVIKINHAAKSVETAAGNTYEFDELVVATGSDAARLPIPGAEHVHVYRTLEDVWAINKAIAELTEKLGRKINAVTIGGGLLGLESAAGTEQLGATPVVINGAPWLMNTQLDEGAGQALGRLIEAKGFTVHGGVFPSEVQSEDGQVTGVLMADGRIIPADIVIVAIGVKPRDELFRAAEGEEQLFDLGPRGGVVITDGCETQIPGIWAIGEVANFGGMCLGLVAPANTMAEIVADRLHGGEATFPGFDTATKLKLSGVDVASFGDAFAKTEHALEIVYADPARGVYQKIVTTDDAKTLLGGIFVGDASPYMSLRPLLGRELPAEPGAFLSAAGGGDAPETELPDDAILCSCNNVTAGTIRDTVNGCGACDGNAPVQELGELKGCTRAGTSCGSCVPMLKKLLESELTKSGVEVSKALCEHIELSRQELFDAIRVLELTSFEEIMAKYGTGAGCDICKPTIANILASQNSAYVLDAGRGTLQDTNDRALANMQKDGTYSVVPRIAGGEITPKKLGVIAAVAEKYNLYTKITGGQRIDMFGARLEELPEIWKELVDAGFESGQAYGKSLRTVKSCVGSTWCRFGVQDSVAMAIQLELRYRGLRSPHKLKMGVSGCARECAEARGKDVGVIATADGWNLYVGGNGGATPAHAQLLAKDLDDETLIKYIDRYFMYYIRTADRLQRTARWQEELDGGIKHVEDVVVKDTLGIAEDLEAAMAKHVDTYVDEWADTLKDPERLRRFRSFVNAPDQKDDSITFVSDERGQMRPATAEEKGKVLIGSTIPMRPTTPELDKNEV from the coding sequence GTGACCGAACAGACTTCAAGCACCGAGACTCCGCGCCGCATCGTCGTCGCCGGCGGCGGCCCCGCGGCCCACCGTTTTGCGGACGCAATGCATGCCCGTGGCCTCGAAGGCTGGCATGTCACGGTCCTCACTGAGGAAGCACACCTCCCCTACGACCGGGTGGCCCTCAGCAAGGCGCTCACGGACAGCGAGGTGGACCTCACCCTCGGCAGCGCCTCCATGTGGGACCACGACGCCCTGGCCCTGAAGACCGGCGAACGCGTCATCAAGATCAACCACGCTGCCAAGTCCGTGGAGACGGCGGCCGGCAACACCTATGAATTCGACGAACTCGTGGTGGCCACCGGTTCGGACGCCGCCCGCCTGCCGATCCCCGGCGCCGAGCACGTGCATGTCTACCGCACCCTCGAGGACGTCTGGGCCATTAACAAGGCCATCGCCGAGCTCACTGAGAAGCTCGGCCGCAAGATCAACGCCGTGACCATCGGCGGCGGCCTCCTCGGCCTGGAATCGGCAGCCGGCACCGAGCAGCTCGGCGCGACGCCCGTCGTCATCAACGGCGCCCCCTGGCTCATGAACACCCAGCTCGACGAAGGCGCCGGCCAGGCGCTCGGCCGCCTGATCGAAGCCAAAGGTTTCACCGTCCACGGCGGCGTGTTCCCCTCCGAGGTGCAGTCCGAAGACGGACAGGTCACCGGCGTGCTCATGGCCGACGGCCGCATCATCCCCGCAGACATCGTGATCGTTGCCATCGGCGTGAAGCCCCGCGATGAGCTCTTCCGCGCTGCCGAAGGCGAGGAACAGCTGTTCGACCTTGGCCCCCGCGGCGGCGTCGTCATCACCGACGGCTGCGAAACCCAGATCCCCGGCATCTGGGCCATCGGTGAGGTAGCCAACTTCGGCGGCATGTGCCTGGGCCTCGTGGCCCCCGCCAACACCATGGCCGAGATCGTGGCGGACCGCCTGCACGGCGGAGAGGCCACCTTCCCGGGCTTCGACACCGCCACCAAGCTCAAGCTGTCCGGTGTGGATGTCGCCAGCTTCGGTGACGCATTCGCCAAGACCGAGCACGCCCTCGAAATCGTCTACGCGGACCCGGCGCGCGGCGTCTACCAGAAGATCGTCACCACCGACGACGCCAAGACCCTCCTGGGCGGCATCTTCGTGGGCGACGCATCACCGTACATGAGCCTGCGCCCGCTCCTGGGCCGCGAATTGCCCGCCGAGCCCGGCGCATTCCTCAGCGCTGCCGGCGGCGGCGACGCCCCGGAGACCGAACTGCCGGACGACGCCATCCTGTGTTCCTGCAACAACGTGACGGCCGGAACGATCCGCGACACCGTCAACGGCTGCGGTGCCTGCGACGGCAACGCTCCCGTCCAGGAACTCGGCGAGCTCAAGGGCTGCACCCGAGCCGGAACCAGCTGCGGTTCCTGCGTGCCCATGCTCAAGAAACTGCTGGAAAGCGAACTGACCAAGTCCGGCGTCGAGGTTTCCAAGGCCCTGTGCGAGCACATCGAGCTCTCCCGCCAGGAGCTGTTCGACGCCATCCGCGTCCTGGAGCTGACCTCGTTCGAAGAGATCATGGCCAAGTACGGCACCGGCGCCGGCTGCGACATCTGCAAGCCGACCATCGCCAACATCCTGGCCAGCCAGAACAGCGCCTACGTGCTGGACGCCGGCCGCGGAACCCTGCAGGACACGAACGACCGCGCCCTCGCCAACATGCAGAAGGACGGCACCTACTCGGTGGTCCCCCGCATCGCCGGCGGTGAGATCACCCCGAAGAAGCTCGGCGTCATTGCCGCCGTGGCCGAGAAGTACAACCTGTACACCAAGATCACCGGCGGCCAGCGCATCGATATGTTCGGCGCCCGGCTGGAAGAACTCCCGGAAATCTGGAAGGAACTGGTGGACGCCGGCTTCGAATCCGGCCAGGCCTACGGCAAGAGCCTGCGCACGGTGAAGTCCTGCGTCGGGTCCACCTGGTGCCGCTTCGGCGTGCAGGACTCGGTGGCCATGGCCATCCAGCTCGAGCTTCGCTACCGCGGCCTTCGCAGCCCGCACAAGCTCAAGATGGGCGTCTCCGGCTGCGCCCGCGAATGCGCCGAAGCCCGCGGCAAGGACGTCGGTGTGATCGCCACGGCCGACGGCTGGAACTTGTACGTCGGCGGCAACGGCGGTGCCACCCCGGCCCACGCCCAGCTCCTGGCCAAGGACCTGGACGACGAAACGCTGATCAAGTACATCGACCGCTACTTCATGTACTACATCCGCACGGCGGACCGCCTGCAGCGCACCGCGCGCTGGCAGGAAGAGCTCGACGGCGGCATCAAGCACGTGGAGGACGTGGTGGTCAAGGACACCCTGGGCATCGCCGAGGACCTCGAAGCCGCGATGGCCAAGCACGTCGACACCTACGTCGACGAGTGGGCCGACACGCTGAAGGACCCGGAGCGCCTCCGCCGGTTCCGCTCCTTCGTCAACGCCCCCGACCAGAAGGACGACTCCATCACTTTCGTCTCCGACGAGCGCGGCCAGATGCGCCCGGCAACGGCTGAAGAAAAAGGGAAAGTCCTCATCGGATCCACCATCCCGATGCGGCCCACCACACCGGAACTCGACAAGAACGAGGTATAG
- the cobA gene encoding uroporphyrinogen-III C-methyltransferase — protein MQLSIDLTGREVLVTGSDHAARQAVRRYQSAGAVVSRLSTPQGASHDGPLPERPFLVAAVDDGQPGWDTLLNRCRQTGIPVALEPAAGAVGHVTLVGGGPGVGELLTVAAVKALRDADVVFYDRLAPYQELPSLTSAELVDVGKQPGHHKVSQGDIEKLMVQSALAGNNVVRLKGGDPYVFGRGGEEVAACVAAGVPVKVVSGVTSAISVPAAAGIPVTHREVSHMFTVVSGHAPLTEKELTHLAGLGGTIVVLMGIGTLHQLAAGLRRAGMPAEMPMAVVERGYRPGQRTTIAQLGTIVTAAADCTNPAVLVIGEVVRVAEANRGHAEAAADLDRLAASLMES, from the coding sequence ATGCAGCTCAGCATTGATCTCACCGGCCGCGAAGTCCTGGTCACCGGATCCGACCACGCCGCACGGCAGGCGGTCCGCCGCTACCAGTCCGCCGGCGCCGTCGTCTCCCGCCTCAGCACCCCGCAGGGCGCGAGCCACGACGGGCCGCTGCCCGAGCGCCCCTTCCTCGTGGCTGCCGTCGACGACGGCCAGCCCGGCTGGGACACACTGCTGAACCGCTGCCGCCAGACCGGCATCCCGGTCGCGTTGGAACCGGCTGCGGGAGCAGTGGGCCACGTAACGCTGGTGGGCGGCGGCCCCGGCGTCGGGGAGCTGCTGACGGTTGCCGCCGTCAAGGCGCTGCGCGATGCCGACGTCGTCTTCTACGACCGGCTTGCCCCCTACCAGGAGCTGCCGTCCCTGACCTCGGCCGAGCTGGTGGACGTGGGCAAGCAGCCCGGCCACCACAAGGTCAGCCAGGGCGACATCGAGAAGCTCATGGTGCAGAGCGCCCTGGCCGGAAACAACGTGGTCCGCCTCAAGGGCGGGGATCCCTACGTGTTCGGCCGCGGCGGCGAAGAAGTTGCGGCCTGCGTGGCCGCCGGCGTACCCGTCAAGGTTGTTTCCGGCGTCACCAGCGCCATCTCCGTTCCGGCGGCAGCCGGCATCCCGGTGACGCACCGCGAAGTCAGCCACATGTTCACCGTGGTGTCCGGCCACGCCCCGCTGACGGAGAAGGAGCTGACGCACCTTGCCGGGCTGGGCGGGACCATCGTGGTCCTCATGGGCATCGGGACGCTGCACCAGCTGGCCGCCGGCCTGCGCCGGGCGGGCATGCCTGCAGAGATGCCGATGGCCGTCGTCGAACGCGGCTACCGCCCCGGCCAGCGCACCACCATCGCCCAGCTGGGTACGATTGTGACTGCGGCCGCCGATTGCACTAACCCGGCAGTGCTGGTCATCGGCGAGGTGGTGCGGGTGGCTGAAGCCAACCGCGGGCACGCCGAGGCGGCGGCTGACCTCGACCGCCTCGCAGCGTCACTGATGGAATCGTGA
- a CDS encoding uroporphyrinogen-III synthase encodes MNSIAPASGPQDSPAADAPDAPLEGFRIGVTSHRRSQDLIEALERRGAEVLHAPALKIAPVQEDMRLIDDTRAIIAAKPDLCIATTAYGMRRWCEAADASGIGDELLETLAACRMFVRGPKARGAVRAAGLADVGISSDETTATLVDMLLKEGVRGKTVAVQLHGYTDVRQLERLRMSGATVLTVTPYRWVKPDGEDKLPRLIEAVCSGNLDVLTFTSAPAVDAMWSTAHEMGLYKQLVDALKTTVTTAVVGPVTAQPLIDAGLSPLIPERFRMGALIRLVCEHLALNHVRRLDTRSGNVELRGRSLRIDGEAVEMAPAPLLLLRALLGAEGAVLSRESLSELLELRGSVHALDMTVSRLRSSLPDGRMVETVVKRGYRIRV; translated from the coding sequence TTGAACTCAATTGCCCCCGCCTCCGGTCCGCAGGACTCCCCTGCCGCCGACGCCCCCGATGCACCCCTGGAGGGGTTCCGGATCGGCGTGACGTCGCACCGGCGTTCCCAGGACCTGATCGAGGCCTTGGAGCGGCGCGGAGCCGAGGTGCTGCACGCGCCGGCGCTCAAGATCGCACCGGTGCAGGAGGACATGCGGCTTATCGACGACACCCGGGCCATCATCGCCGCCAAGCCCGATCTCTGCATCGCCACCACCGCATACGGCATGCGCCGCTGGTGCGAGGCTGCCGACGCGTCCGGGATCGGCGACGAACTGCTGGAGACCCTGGCGGCGTGCCGGATGTTTGTCCGCGGGCCCAAAGCCCGCGGTGCCGTCCGCGCCGCCGGACTTGCCGACGTCGGAATCAGCAGCGACGAAACCACGGCCACCCTGGTGGACATGCTGCTGAAGGAAGGCGTCCGCGGCAAGACTGTGGCCGTCCAACTGCACGGCTACACGGACGTCCGCCAGCTTGAGCGGCTGAGGATGTCCGGCGCCACCGTCCTGACCGTCACCCCCTACCGCTGGGTCAAGCCCGACGGCGAGGACAAACTTCCGCGCCTGATCGAGGCCGTCTGCAGCGGCAACCTGGACGTCCTGACGTTCACCAGTGCGCCCGCCGTCGACGCCATGTGGAGCACAGCCCACGAGATGGGCCTCTACAAGCAGCTCGTCGACGCCCTGAAAACCACTGTCACCACCGCCGTCGTGGGTCCCGTCACCGCGCAGCCGCTGATCGACGCAGGGCTATCCCCGCTCATTCCGGAACGCTTCCGGATGGGCGCCCTGATCCGGCTGGTCTGCGAGCATCTCGCCCTGAACCATGTGCGCCGCCTGGACACCCGGTCCGGCAACGTGGAGCTCCGCGGACGGTCGCTCCGGATCGACGGCGAAGCCGTTGAAATGGCGCCGGCGCCTCTCCTGCTGCTGCGCGCACTGCTGGGTGCCGAGGGCGCCGTCCTGTCCCGGGAATCGCTCTCCGAACTGCTGGAACTGCGCGGCTCCGTGCATGCGCTGGACATGACCGTCAGCCGCCTGCGCTCGTCCCTTCCGGACGGCCGGATGGTGGAAACCGTGGTCAAGCGCGGTTACCGGATCCGGGTCTAG